One genomic segment of Deltaproteobacteria bacterium includes these proteins:
- a CDS encoding branched-chain amino acid transaminase yields MTWRRRAKSARRCIRCYPQPDGRGAIFRLREHVRRLFESAKICLMEMPFTKEQVFESCKQVMVANKMNEGYLRPIAYYADGLMGVGAVNPVRLCIATWYWGAYLGDEGLKKGIRVKISSYTRMHMNSDPTRAKVTGHYLNGVLAKREALMAGYDEAILLDQQGYVGEATGENVFLVRDGVLYTPPVAGGILEGITRESILRIAKDKGIPVEERRFSRDYLYCGDEAFMCGTAAEITPVREVDDRRIGAGEMGPITREIQATFFRAVRGLEPRYAEWLTPVDAPAQAEANGKRAVAR; encoded by the coding sequence ATTACCTGGCGCCGGCGTGCTAAGAGCGCCCGACGTTGCATCCGCTGCTATCCGCAGCCCGACGGTCGCGGAGCGATCTTCCGCCTCCGCGAGCACGTCCGCCGCCTCTTCGAGAGCGCAAAGATCTGCCTGATGGAGATGCCCTTTACCAAGGAGCAGGTCTTCGAGTCCTGCAAGCAGGTGATGGTCGCGAACAAGATGAACGAGGGATACCTGCGGCCCATCGCCTATTACGCGGACGGGCTGATGGGCGTGGGCGCCGTCAACCCGGTGCGCCTCTGCATCGCCACCTGGTACTGGGGCGCGTACCTCGGCGACGAGGGGCTGAAGAAAGGCATCCGGGTCAAGATCAGCTCGTACACGCGCATGCACATGAACTCGGACCCGACGCGCGCGAAGGTCACCGGCCATTACTTGAACGGCGTCCTCGCCAAGCGCGAGGCGCTGATGGCGGGATACGACGAAGCGATCCTCCTCGACCAGCAGGGATACGTCGGCGAGGCCACCGGAGAGAACGTCTTCCTCGTCCGCGACGGCGTCCTCTACACGCCGCCGGTCGCGGGAGGAATCCTCGAAGGGATCACGCGCGAGTCCATCCTTCGCATCGCCAAGGACAAGGGAATTCCGGTGGAGGAGCGCCGCTTCAGCCGCGACTATCTCTACTGCGGCGACGAGGCGTTCATGTGCGGCACGGCGGCGGAGATCACGCCCGTCCGCGAGGTCGACGATCGGCGCATCGGGGCGGGCGAGATGGGCCCGATCACCCGCGAAATCCAGGCGACGTTCTTCCGCGCAGTGCGCGGGCTCGAGCCGCGGTATGCGGAGTGGCTCACGCCCGTGGATGCGCCAGCGCAGGCGGAAGCGAACGGGAAGCGCGCCGTCGCCAGGTAG
- a CDS encoding patatin-like phospholipase family protein produces MTCFPTTSARRPASARPSCASWEPHERRARAHLRMTLLQERFAEVGPVTAMEAQLARAAVAARGRLDERDETAIRYALALSRCWHVRAPDGRDVAVAAILRPFREQLVQVLWPLLDPQRPMLAAPHELLPAARESYRIATAALEQVAQQLGHRLPADRLDREVRERHLVLVCGGGGGTGYVHLAAFALLEAAGLQPALIAGSSMGAILGLFRARERRFDLARIPEILQDLTYRKIFRLVPQPSVYGLPGPLRLHLRAAIGHWFRHPDGSPVRMSDLPIPLLVTVTGIRRGKLPRPLEEYESMLGVPDPDPSRWGVRALHRNVQRLTAAISELARIPRITTRLVFGASEETRQADAIDAAGFSASVPGVIHYDVLRDDPRMRELLDGLLERHDLLRLCDGGVVDNVPVRTAWQHVQRAGLPGSGSRNVVIFALDGFAPRLMTPLWLPLQSVAAPAVTRNRPYAHVYKAFRKTLSPLALLPSQRALQSVVRSAKEELLDELPTLQRLLAPIPPLPS; encoded by the coding sequence ATGACCTGCTTTCCGACTACCAGCGCACGGCGGCCGGCATCCGCCAGGCCTTCTTGCGCGTCCTGGGAGCCGCATGAGCGTCGTGCGCGAGCGCACCTCCGCATGACCCTGCTGCAAGAGAGATTCGCGGAGGTCGGCCCCGTCACCGCCATGGAGGCCCAGCTCGCGCGGGCGGCGGTGGCGGCGCGCGGTCGCCTCGACGAACGCGACGAAACCGCCATCCGTTACGCGCTGGCGTTGAGCCGCTGCTGGCACGTGCGGGCGCCCGACGGCCGCGACGTCGCGGTGGCCGCCATCCTGCGCCCGTTTCGCGAGCAGTTGGTCCAGGTGCTCTGGCCGCTGCTCGATCCGCAGCGGCCGATGCTGGCGGCGCCACACGAGCTACTCCCCGCAGCGCGCGAGTCGTACCGGATCGCCACGGCGGCGCTGGAGCAGGTGGCGCAGCAGCTCGGCCATCGGCTGCCGGCGGATCGGCTCGATCGCGAAGTGCGCGAGCGCCATCTCGTGCTCGTCTGCGGCGGCGGAGGCGGCACCGGGTACGTGCACCTCGCTGCATTTGCCCTGCTGGAGGCCGCCGGGCTGCAGCCGGCGCTGATCGCCGGCAGCTCGATGGGAGCGATCCTCGGGCTCTTTCGCGCGCGGGAGCGCCGCTTCGACCTGGCGCGCATCCCGGAAATCCTCCAGGACCTCACTTACCGGAAGATCTTCCGCCTGGTGCCGCAGCCCAGCGTCTACGGCCTGCCCGGTCCGCTGCGTCTCCATCTGCGGGCAGCGATCGGGCACTGGTTCCGCCACCCGGACGGCTCGCCGGTGCGGATGTCCGACCTGCCGATCCCCCTGCTCGTCACCGTCACCGGGATCCGCCGTGGCAAGCTTCCCCGCCCGCTCGAGGAGTACGAGTCGATGCTCGGCGTGCCCGATCCGGATCCTTCGCGCTGGGGCGTGCGCGCGCTGCACCGCAACGTGCAGAGGCTCACGGCGGCGATCTCCGAGCTTGCGCGGATCCCGCGGATCACGACGCGCCTCGTGTTCGGCGCCTCCGAGGAGACGCGCCAGGCCGACGCCATCGACGCTGCCGGGTTCTCGGCCAGCGTCCCGGGCGTGATCCACTACGACGTGCTGCGTGACGATCCGCGCATGCGCGAGCTGCTCGATGGTCTGCTCGAGCGACACGATCTGCTCCGCCTCTGCGACGGCGGCGTGGTCGACAATGTGCCCGTGCGAACGGCCTGGCAGCACGTGCAGCGCGCCGGGCTTCCCGGCAGCGGCAGCCGGAACGTCGTGATCTTCGCCCTCGACGGGTTCGCGCCGCGGTTGATGACGCCGCTCTGGCTCCCCCTGCAGAGCGTCGCCGCTCCGGCGGTGACGCGCAACCGGCCCTACGCGCACGTGTACAAGGCATTTCGCAAGACGCTGTCGCCGCTCGCGCTTCTGCCCAGCCAGCGCGCCCTGCAAAGCGTCGTGCGCTCGGCGAAGGAAGAGCTCCTCGACGAGCTTCCCACCCTCCAGCGCCTCCTCGCCCCAATCCCCCCACTGCCAAGCTAA
- a CDS encoding bifunctional [glutamate--ammonia ligase]-adenylyl-L-tyrosine phosphorylase/[glutamate--ammonia-ligase] adenylyltransferase: MLHSGAVHGTSRTQPAPGWEDADRAERLGARIPAETGLPAAELLALCAASADPDGALAGSVRALSSRKDRYGGAASRKALAPLVRISAASRFLAQIIAARPRLLDLLASSQFPERPAPLRASRCKDGVSFARRLRAHKQVEMLRIALNDLSGASIPDVTRDLSRLAERAFEAAVQFHYRRLCALHGPPAERSAGGPSGFCVLGMGKLGGEELNFSSDADVLYVYDKDGRTQGANPIDHFAFYARLAEAVTASVGSPGATPEGGFVFRVDLDLRPEGRSGPIVNAIRGLELYYESQGAAWERFALLKARPIAGDLDAGEDALRRLVPFVFRKYFDLKAIDEMRQLKARAEKEAARAPGIDLKLGRGGIREIEFFVQALQLLHGGRDPNLRVRGTMKALDRLLYAGLISSRDRDELAEAYVVLRRLEHRVQMLAERQTHSMPEDVRENQRLARRTGYQDASAMSADLALHRSRVEARFKDLLRVASGSGPSEDPRAAAAADPDATPEQRAAALAELGFDQPDASAEELARLAQKRGTPFQQAQPLGAALVTELAAAPDPDQALRHLADLYGGPVHPHATSELLAQSPRTTRLLISLFGSSDYLSRQLLTHPELIDQLVLRGAAALVRERADLRDDLANRLRPLSPLDVEAALTELRRFRNEEVLRIALHDVAGALAVEAEIEKRYGKRDAEMVVLALGKLGGRELGYHSDLDLLFLYSSAGEHGANHEYFARIAQKLISHLTLPLREGFLYRIDTRLRPSGSAGPLVVSFDALASYHGREARLWERQALLRLRPVAGDEALFERAFAQVIEPSVYRPIDRAAAAKELLSMRERIEREIADESPGRYNSKLGRGGLVDVEFAVQFLQLAHGADDPQIRSANTPQALGLLLEHGHLAAQDHAPLARGYRFLRRLESRLRIVRDRSVDRLPEGGAELLRLARRMGYSGPRAGDDLLSDYQRTAAGIRQAFLRVLGAA, from the coding sequence CTGCTACACTCGGGAGCCGTGCACGGAACCTCGCGAACGCAACCGGCGCCCGGCTGGGAGGACGCCGACCGGGCAGAGCGGCTCGGGGCCCGCATTCCGGCGGAAACCGGGTTGCCGGCCGCGGAGCTCCTCGCGCTCTGCGCCGCGAGCGCCGACCCGGATGGAGCGCTCGCAGGTTCGGTTCGCGCCCTTTCCTCGCGGAAGGATCGGTACGGCGGAGCCGCTTCACGCAAGGCGCTTGCGCCGCTCGTCCGGATCAGCGCGGCATCGAGGTTTCTCGCGCAGATCATCGCCGCCCGCCCTCGCCTCCTCGATCTGCTCGCCTCGAGCCAGTTCCCGGAACGACCCGCTCCGCTGCGCGCCTCTCGCTGCAAGGACGGCGTCTCGTTCGCGCGCCGGCTGCGCGCCCACAAGCAGGTCGAGATGCTGCGGATTGCCCTCAACGATCTCTCGGGCGCCTCCATCCCCGACGTGACCCGGGATCTCTCCCGCCTCGCCGAGCGCGCGTTCGAGGCGGCGGTGCAATTCCACTACCGCCGGCTCTGCGCGCTGCACGGGCCTCCGGCGGAGCGCAGCGCCGGCGGTCCTTCGGGTTTCTGCGTCCTCGGGATGGGAAAGCTGGGCGGCGAGGAGCTGAACTTCTCCTCCGACGCAGACGTCCTCTACGTCTATGACAAGGATGGACGGACGCAGGGCGCCAATCCGATCGATCACTTCGCCTTCTACGCCCGGCTCGCGGAAGCCGTCACGGCGTCGGTGGGTTCTCCGGGTGCGACGCCCGAAGGCGGATTCGTCTTCCGCGTCGATCTCGATCTGCGGCCCGAGGGGCGCAGCGGACCCATCGTCAACGCCATCCGCGGCCTCGAGCTCTATTACGAGTCCCAGGGAGCCGCCTGGGAACGCTTCGCGCTGCTCAAGGCCCGCCCAATCGCAGGCGATCTGGACGCCGGCGAGGACGCGCTGCGCAGGCTCGTCCCGTTCGTGTTCCGCAAGTACTTCGACCTCAAGGCCATCGACGAGATGCGGCAGCTCAAGGCGCGCGCCGAGAAGGAAGCGGCGCGGGCGCCGGGCATCGATCTCAAGCTCGGCCGCGGCGGCATCCGGGAGATCGAGTTCTTCGTACAGGCGCTGCAGCTCCTGCACGGCGGCCGCGATCCCAACCTGCGCGTGCGCGGCACGATGAAGGCGCTCGATCGCCTGCTCTATGCAGGCCTGATCTCCAGCCGCGACCGCGACGAGCTGGCCGAGGCGTACGTCGTCCTGCGGCGGCTGGAGCACCGCGTGCAGATGCTCGCCGAGCGACAGACGCACTCGATGCCGGAGGACGTTCGCGAGAACCAGCGGCTCGCGCGCCGCACCGGCTACCAGGACGCATCCGCGATGAGCGCTGATCTTGCGCTGCACCGCAGCCGCGTCGAGGCGCGGTTCAAGGATCTGCTGCGCGTCGCTTCCGGAAGCGGCCCTTCCGAGGATCCGCGTGCCGCGGCGGCCGCCGATCCGGACGCCACCCCCGAGCAGCGCGCGGCAGCGCTGGCGGAGCTGGGATTCGATCAGCCGGATGCGAGCGCCGAGGAGCTGGCGCGGCTGGCTCAAAAGCGCGGCACCCCGTTCCAGCAGGCGCAGCCGCTCGGCGCCGCTTTGGTCACCGAGCTCGCCGCGGCGCCCGATCCCGATCAGGCCTTGCGGCACCTCGCCGACCTGTACGGCGGACCCGTCCATCCCCATGCCACCAGCGAGCTGCTCGCGCAGAGCCCGCGCACCACGAGGCTGCTCATTTCGCTCTTCGGCTCCAGCGACTACCTGTCGCGGCAGCTCCTGACACATCCGGAGCTGATCGACCAGCTCGTCCTGCGCGGCGCTGCTGCCCTCGTGCGCGAGCGCGCCGATCTGCGCGACGACCTCGCCAACCGGCTGCGGCCGCTTTCGCCGCTCGACGTGGAGGCGGCGCTCACCGAGCTGCGCCGCTTCCGCAACGAGGAGGTGCTGCGCATCGCGCTGCACGACGTCGCCGGCGCGCTCGCCGTCGAAGCGGAGATCGAGAAGCGCTACGGCAAGCGCGATGCCGAGATGGTCGTGCTCGCGCTGGGGAAGCTCGGGGGCCGCGAGCTCGGCTATCACTCCGATCTCGACCTCCTCTTCCTCTATTCCAGCGCCGGTGAGCATGGCGCCAACCACGAATACTTTGCGCGGATCGCGCAGAAGCTGATCAGCCACCTCACCCTGCCGCTGCGGGAAGGATTCCTCTATCGGATCGACACCCGGCTCCGCCCGAGCGGCAGCGCGGGTCCGCTGGTGGTTTCGTTCGACGCGCTCGCCTCCTACCACGGGCGCGAGGCTCGACTCTGGGAGCGGCAGGCCCTGCTCCGCCTCCGCCCCGTCGCCGGCGACGAGGCGCTGTTCGAGCGCGCATTCGCGCAGGTCATCGAGCCGAGCGTGTACCGGCCGATCGATCGCGCCGCCGCCGCGAAGGAGCTGCTCTCCATGCGCGAGCGAATCGAGCGCGAAATTGCCGACGAATCTCCCGGCCGGTACAATTCCAAGCTGGGGCGCGGAGGGCTCGTCGACGTGGAGTTCGCGGTCCAGTTCCTCCAACTCGCCCACGGCGCGGATGATCCGCAGATCCGATCGGCGAACACGCCGCAGGCGCTCGGCCTGCTGCTCGAGCATGGCCATCTGGCCGCGCAGGACCACGCGCCGCTCGCCCGCGGCTACCGCTTCCTCCGCCGGCTGGAATCGCGCCTGCGGATCGTCCGCGATCGCTCGGTGGATCGCCTGCCGGAGGGCGGCGCCGAGCTTCTCCGCCTCGCCCGCCGCATGGGGTACTCGGGGCCGCGCGCGGGAGATGACCTGCTTTCCGACTACCAGCGCACGGCGGCCGGCATCCGCCAGGCCTTCTTGCGCGTCCTGGGAGCCGCATGA
- a CDS encoding PH domain-containing protein — translation MVSPRGREALAPETFRPWMALRTVVMGAATLWIAVFLALALMQGATRSSFFSAAFFVVLFTACSFFYNRLAFTVTDTGLTVRTVAAERTVSFSDILRVDVVPGLLGTSYAVRTRLGSLTFSSLLAGHQRLCDLIVRGARLS, via the coding sequence ATGGTGTCGCCCAGGGGACGCGAGGCGCTCGCACCAGAGACGTTTCGTCCCTGGATGGCGCTGCGCACCGTCGTCATGGGCGCGGCGACGCTCTGGATCGCCGTGTTCCTGGCGCTGGCCTTGATGCAGGGCGCGACGCGGTCGTCGTTCTTCTCCGCCGCGTTCTTCGTGGTGCTCTTCACCGCCTGCTCGTTCTTCTACAACCGCCTGGCGTTCACGGTGACCGACACCGGCCTCACCGTGCGGACGGTGGCCGCCGAGCGGACGGTTTCCTTCAGCGACATCCTGCGCGTCGACGTGGTGCCCGGCCTGCTCGGGACGTCCTACGCGGTCCGCACGCGCCTCGGGTCGCTGACGTTCTCCTCGCTTCTTGCGGGGCACCAGCGCCTCTGCGACTTGATCGTCCGCGGCGCCCGACTCAGTTAG
- a CDS encoding DNA internalization-related competence protein ComEC/Rec2, which produces MFGRKGFSGEGGVGVRPLLVASAAFLAGAYFGISSQWWWAFAALPFASWRPARAAALGLALGLLRGAAQEQPSSFALTEDFEGTVVAPGIVRVPEGLISLRLRGLAVHRGDRARFFGQVHVPPGRLNPGGRDRRAQLAASGIGVEGSAEVVEVLQPGPRIWRWFDELRARFSERAAATCTSKERAALVTALAVGDRTGLSREVEDEMAASGLVHLLASSGLHLAVVALLVRELARRAWLRTPWADRMGAGVAAAAAALPFAAFEVLLLGSPWPAIRAGTGACVGLLGSALARRPDSLTTLAFAAATCAAVDPAAAHDLALQLSIAGIAGLILLARPIRDLLPLPLPPTGARWWRRFLEHLLGLACATAAAALCTAPLLAAAFHRLSLVSVAANALGLLPGLAAIPIATLLVPFDLVILWWIADVLAGATLAASHFFASLPFATIVIAAPGLLACLLWYGGVALCTRRSFRFALVPWALLALVAGMRAALASARNGMTITFLAVGQGDSAVVQFPGGASMLIDAGGDLRWPGKFDPGARDVVPALAELGIRRLDVVVLTHPHPDHAGGLLTVLDRMPVGELWMTPERDAIASAVRTRAAERRIPVRDPHDRVLGGVRIEVASRFEPEWSLNDNSIVLRLVHGDVAALFAGDVEALAEADLAQGTAEIRAQLLKAPHHGSRTSSTEAFLRRVAPAFTVYSVGAGNRFGFPNEEVLVRTPGQHFLTATGAIVAESDGRTLRVASWR; this is translated from the coding sequence ATTTTCGGGCGCAAGGGGTTTTCGGGGGAGGGGGGCGTGGGCGTCCGGCCGTTGCTGGTTGCGTCTGCGGCATTTCTTGCCGGCGCCTATTTCGGCATCTCCTCGCAGTGGTGGTGGGCTTTTGCCGCGTTGCCGTTCGCCTCGTGGCGTCCTGCGCGGGCCGCCGCATTGGGCCTCGCGCTGGGCCTTTTGCGCGGAGCGGCGCAGGAGCAGCCCTCGTCTTTTGCTCTGACCGAGGATTTCGAGGGGACCGTCGTCGCTCCTGGAATCGTCCGGGTTCCCGAGGGACTGATCTCGCTCCGCCTGCGCGGGCTCGCCGTACATCGCGGCGATCGGGCACGGTTCTTCGGACAAGTGCACGTTCCGCCGGGACGGCTGAACCCCGGTGGCCGCGATCGGCGCGCGCAGCTCGCGGCGAGCGGCATCGGGGTCGAAGGAAGCGCCGAGGTCGTCGAGGTCCTGCAGCCCGGCCCACGCATCTGGCGATGGTTCGACGAGCTCCGAGCGAGATTCTCCGAGCGCGCCGCGGCGACCTGCACCTCGAAGGAGCGGGCCGCGCTGGTGACCGCGTTGGCGGTCGGCGACCGGACCGGCCTGTCCCGCGAAGTGGAGGACGAGATGGCCGCGAGCGGGCTCGTGCACCTGCTCGCGAGCTCCGGGCTGCACCTCGCGGTGGTGGCGCTGCTGGTCCGCGAGCTGGCGAGGCGGGCGTGGCTGCGTACGCCGTGGGCAGACCGGATGGGCGCGGGTGTCGCTGCCGCCGCTGCCGCTCTTCCCTTTGCCGCATTCGAGGTGTTGCTGCTCGGCTCGCCATGGCCGGCGATCCGCGCCGGCACCGGCGCATGCGTCGGCCTCCTCGGCTCGGCGCTGGCGCGGCGCCCGGACTCCCTGACCACGCTGGCCTTCGCTGCCGCCACCTGCGCGGCAGTCGATCCGGCGGCGGCACACGATCTCGCCCTGCAGCTTTCCATCGCCGGCATCGCCGGCCTCATCCTCCTGGCCCGTCCCATCCGCGACCTGCTCCCGCTGCCGCTTCCGCCAACCGGCGCTCGCTGGTGGCGGCGCTTCCTCGAGCACCTCCTCGGCCTCGCCTGCGCGACGGCCGCCGCCGCACTCTGCACCGCGCCGCTGCTGGCTGCGGCCTTCCATCGCCTTTCGCTCGTCTCGGTGGCGGCAAACGCGCTGGGGCTCCTCCCCGGCCTGGCGGCCATCCCCATCGCCACGCTTCTCGTTCCGTTCGATCTCGTGATCCTGTGGTGGATCGCGGATGTGCTCGCCGGAGCGACATTGGCGGCGTCGCATTTCTTCGCCTCGCTGCCGTTCGCCACCATCGTCATCGCCGCGCCGGGATTGCTCGCGTGCCTCCTCTGGTATGGCGGAGTGGCGCTCTGCACGCGGAGGAGCTTCCGCTTCGCGCTCGTTCCCTGGGCGCTGCTCGCCTTGGTCGCGGGCATGCGCGCGGCGCTCGCTTCCGCCCGGAACGGGATGACCATCACCTTCCTCGCGGTGGGCCAGGGAGACTCCGCCGTGGTCCAGTTCCCGGGCGGCGCCTCGATGTTGATCGATGCCGGCGGCGACCTGCGCTGGCCGGGAAAGTTCGATCCCGGCGCACGCGACGTCGTCCCCGCGTTGGCCGAGCTCGGGATCCGCCGCCTCGACGTCGTCGTGCTCACGCATCCGCACCCCGACCATGCCGGCGGCCTGTTGACCGTGCTCGACCGCATGCCGGTGGGCGAGCTGTGGATGACGCCGGAGCGCGATGCCATCGCCTCCGCGGTGCGCACTCGGGCGGCGGAGCGCAGGATTCCGGTGCGCGATCCCCATGATCGGGTGCTCGGCGGCGTGCGCATAGAGGTCGCCTCGCGGTTCGAGCCGGAATGGTCGCTGAACGACAATTCCATCGTCCTCCGCCTCGTCCACGGCGACGTTGCGGCGCTCTTCGCAGGAGATGTCGAGGCGCTGGCGGAGGCGGACCTGGCGCAAGGGACCGCGGAGATTCGCGCCCAGCTTCTCAAGGCGCCGCACCACGGCAGCCGGACGAGCAGCACAGAAGCGTTCCTTCGCCGTGTGGCGCCGGCGTTCACCGTCTATTCGGTCGGCGCCGGCAACCGGTTCGGGTTCCCGAACGAAGAGGTGCTCGTGCGCACACCGGGTCAGCATTTTCTCACCGCGACCGGCGCGATCGTAGCGGAAAGCGACGGGCGAACGCTTCGAGTCGCAAGCTGGCGTTAA
- a CDS encoding CarD family transcriptional regulator produces the protein MQTFKVGDKAVYPGQGVGEVMGIEHKDIAGQRQSFYVLKIMENGMKILIPINKVGSVGLRSLIDEKAVNKVYTILKQKDISVDSATWNRRYREYMEKIKTGSVFEIAEVLRDLYLLKFDKDLSFGERKMLDTARNLLIKELSLAKGVNEDDIEGDLKTIFNC, from the coding sequence ATGCAGACTTTCAAGGTCGGCGACAAAGCCGTCTACCCGGGCCAGGGTGTCGGCGAGGTCATGGGGATCGAGCACAAGGACATTGCCGGCCAGCGGCAGTCCTTCTACGTCCTCAAGATCATGGAAAACGGGATGAAAATCCTGATTCCCATCAATAAAGTCGGCTCTGTCGGGCTGCGGTCGCTGATCGACGAAAAGGCCGTCAACAAGGTCTATACGATCCTGAAGCAGAAGGATATTTCGGTCGATTCCGCCACCTGGAACCGGCGGTATCGCGAGTACATGGAGAAGATCAAGACTGGCTCCGTGTTCGAGATCGCCGAAGTGCTGCGCGACCTCTACCTGCTCAAGTTCGACAAGGATCTGAGCTTCGGCGAGCGCAAGATGCTCGACACGGCGCGCAACCTCCTGATCAAGGAACTTTCCCTCGCCAAGGGCGTCAACGAGGACGACATCGAGGGCGACCTGAAAACGATCTTCAACTGCTGA
- a CDS encoding cysteine--tRNA ligase, which produces MPLRVFNTLTNEKQEFRPLRPGRIGIYVCGITVYDLTHVGHARMLTAFDVAVRFLRWAGWDVAFVRNWTDVDDKIIRRANESGQDPKRFAEHFIEECRRDMRALGILPADVEPKATDHIPEMQALIARLIERGNAYASQGDVYFAVRSFPGYGKLSRRNLDDLQAGARVEPGEQKRDPLDFALWKAAKPGEPASVTWDSPWGPGRPGWHIECSAMCQKYLGTTFDVHGGGKDLVFPHHENEIAQSEAASGQDLARYWVHNGFVTLDAEKMSKSLGNFRTLRDLFAHWDGEALRAFLLSTHYRHPINFTDAALAEADGRVEYFYETLAKGDAYLAQKKFSAPSNMELAEEQVHPFREAMEDDFNTADALARLERLYSTLNARIDAKARPPEVAALLHTARTLSQVLGVAARAPLEAIRERRRLAAARKGIDPVWVEERIGARLAARKAKDFARADAIRAEVTARGLELRDGPGGTDWRVLP; this is translated from the coding sequence ATGCCGCTGCGCGTCTTCAACACCCTCACGAACGAGAAGCAGGAGTTCCGGCCGCTGCGGCCGGGACGCATCGGGATCTACGTCTGCGGCATCACGGTCTACGACCTCACCCATGTCGGGCACGCCCGGATGCTCACGGCATTCGACGTTGCGGTCCGCTTCCTTCGCTGGGCGGGGTGGGACGTCGCCTTCGTCCGCAACTGGACCGACGTCGACGACAAGATCATCCGGCGCGCCAACGAAAGCGGGCAGGATCCGAAGCGGTTCGCCGAGCACTTCATCGAGGAATGCCGCCGCGACATGCGGGCGCTCGGGATCCTGCCGGCTGACGTCGAGCCGAAGGCGACCGATCACATTCCGGAGATGCAGGCGCTGATCGCGCGCTTGATCGAGCGCGGCAACGCGTACGCCTCGCAGGGCGACGTCTACTTCGCAGTCCGCTCCTTCCCCGGGTACGGCAAGCTCTCCAGGCGCAACCTCGACGACCTGCAGGCGGGCGCCCGCGTCGAGCCGGGAGAGCAGAAGCGCGACCCGCTCGATTTCGCTCTCTGGAAGGCCGCGAAGCCCGGAGAGCCCGCGTCGGTGACCTGGGACAGCCCCTGGGGGCCGGGGCGTCCGGGATGGCACATCGAGTGCTCCGCGATGTGCCAGAAGTACCTCGGCACCACCTTCGACGTGCACGGGGGCGGCAAGGACCTGGTCTTTCCCCACCACGAGAACGAGATCGCCCAGAGCGAAGCCGCAAGCGGTCAGGACCTGGCGCGCTACTGGGTCCACAACGGGTTCGTTACGCTCGATGCGGAGAAGATGAGCAAGTCGCTGGGCAATTTCCGCACCCTGCGCGACCTGTTCGCCCACTGGGACGGCGAGGCGCTGCGCGCATTTCTCCTTTCGACGCACTACCGCCATCCGATCAACTTTACGGATGCGGCCCTCGCCGAGGCGGACGGGCGCGTCGAGTACTTCTACGAAACGCTCGCGAAGGGCGACGCATACCTGGCTCAGAAGAAGTTCTCGGCCCCGTCGAACATGGAACTGGCCGAGGAACAGGTGCATCCATTCCGGGAAGCGATGGAGGACGACTTCAACACCGCCGACGCGCTGGCCCGCCTCGAACGCCTCTACAGCACGCTCAACGCCCGCATCGACGCGAAGGCGCGGCCCCCGGAAGTGGCGGCATTGCTGCACACGGCACGCACCCTCTCGCAGGTCCTCGGCGTGGCAGCGCGTGCGCCCCTGGAAGCGATTCGGGAGCGACGGCGGCTCGCGGCGGCGCGGAAAGGAATCGATCCCGTCTGGGTCGAAGAGCGCATCGGCGCGCGGCTCGCCGCGCGCAAGGCGAAGGACTTCGCGCGCGCGGACGCGATCCGCGCGGAGGTCACTGCGCGCGGCCTGGAGCTCCGCGACGGGCCGGGTGGCACCGACTGGCGGGTGCTTCCGTGA
- a CDS encoding GNAT family N-acetyltransferase has protein sequence MAGASVNRLRTERLELVQLDHSCIEAWIARDANKLEELTGARFPEPVDAPPLFDADLPRILDTLADGRSAGPWLFVLRDTREPVGAGGTAAMGDGTLFLGYSIWPRHQRRGYASEAVIALCAHGMSQPGVKRLRATIPRGHRASERVAERAGLKRVGKDFDPDVGPVGIFELSH, from the coding sequence CTGGCGGGTGCTTCCGTGAACCGGCTGCGGACCGAGCGACTGGAACTGGTGCAGCTGGACCATTCCTGCATCGAGGCCTGGATCGCCCGCGACGCGAACAAGCTGGAAGAGCTGACCGGAGCGCGGTTTCCCGAGCCGGTGGACGCGCCGCCGCTCTTCGACGCCGATCTCCCGCGGATCCTCGACACTCTCGCCGACGGCCGGTCGGCGGGTCCCTGGCTCTTCGTGCTCAGAGACACCCGCGAGCCGGTCGGCGCCGGCGGGACCGCGGCGATGGGCGATGGCACGCTCTTTCTCGGATACTCCATCTGGCCGAGGCACCAGCGGCGCGGCTACGCCTCCGAAGCGGTGATCGCGCTCTGCGCCCACGGGATGTCGCAGCCTGGGGTGAAGCGGCTGCGCGCGACCATTCCGCGGGGCCATCGGGCGAGCGAACGCGTCGCGGAGCGCGCGGGACTCAAGCGGGTCGGCAAGGACTTCGACCCGGACGTGGGCCCGGTGGGGATCTTCGAGCTCTCGCACTAG